One window from the genome of Magnolia sinica isolate HGM2019 chromosome 4, MsV1, whole genome shotgun sequence encodes:
- the LOC131244208 gene encoding uncharacterized protein LOC131244208, translating into MMCRAFSIILPGSARNWYRQLKPKSISSFSELSRMFLTQIVSSKKSQKPTMHLFTLKQGNKEPLKDYIACFNVATLAQKYTNAEEFFNSHKNIQATETSSKEKRPRNEEPQSSNKKPDDRAPRDRQPSRRPEDEFYSYTLLNTSTEQIMLDIRGQRLLNWPICMKTDMENQDKRKYCRFHRDHGHNTSNCVDLKDEIETLIHKGRLRRYTKEERLAQKEERPSETVEEPAEIRTIYGGSSNGGDSNKAHKAHSSNMSIWPKDRKKSFLSTPAA; encoded by the exons ATGATGTGCCGAGCATTTTCAATAATTCTCCCCGGGTCAGCTCGGAATTGGTACCGACAACTTAAACCAAAGTCGATCAGCTCCTTCTCAGAGCTCAGCAGAATGTTCCTTACCCAGATCGTCTCTAGTAAGAAGAGTCAGAAGCCGACTATGCATCTGTTCACCCTCAAGCAAGGGAACAAAGAGCCGCTGAAGGATTACATTGCCTGCTTCAATGTGGCGACATT GGCTCAGAAGTACACCAATGCGGAGGAATTCTTCAACTCCCACAAGAACATTCAAGCAACCGAAACATCGTCAAAGGAAAAAAGACCAAGGAACGAAGAGCCTCAATCATCCAATAAAAAACCTGATGACCGAGCCCCTCGTGATCGTCAGCCGAGCCGAAGGCCCGAGGACGAATTCTATTCTTACACTCTTCTCAACACTTCTACGGAGCAGATTATGTTAGATATTAGAGGCCAGAGACTCCTGAATTGGCCTATCTGCATGAAGACCGACATGGAGAACCAAGACAAGCGCAAGTACTGCAGATTCCATCGTGACCACGGCCACAACACTAGCAACTGTGTTGATCTCAAGGATGAGATCGAGACCCTTATCCACAAGGGTCGTTTGCGCCGGTACACCAAGGAGGAGAGgttggctcagaaagaagaacgGCCGAGCGAAACAGTGGAAGAGCCTGCGGAAATTCGAACTATTTATGGTGGCTCATCTAATGGAGGCGACTCGAACAAGGCTCATAAAGCCCACTCAAGCAATATGTCAATTTGGCCGAAAGATCGAAAAAAGAGCTTCTTGTCAACCCCTGCCGCTTGA